A window of the Fibrobacter sp. genome harbors these coding sequences:
- a CDS encoding RNA methyltransferase translates to MAEASKKDISDKNSALEKRIKKHVIGKPHRFIAVAPLGFEETLAEELKYIGVERVADINVADINVAGDGKVEFTAKITEAWKAVAYSRIANRILMEIASFKAENFGQLEKGTAAVPWELFLGKCANLELHVNCKHSRLYHSGAIEERVATIIAKALTGSNSDSYPQNLYINLQDDRCTLWLDLAGEELYKRGHERFVAEAPLKETIAAAMIFEACRLQVPGSRLQASGDNTASTTPQSERCERPHTSKRSDLITFIDPMAGSGTFSLEAAYIANGLIPGKCRDFALKHQPAFKEGTWNFILKGAEPAESAPQIITSDISERPISIIKHNAEASPLAEIAKTNPDAVTINPQLKDFFSYTIDDICAVRPSANDTAHNIVILLNPPYGKRLAFDAPKLYTKIGQKLNEFKGAVIAILAPKDCTENLLKACPALDSRKNPAARLIETSHGGFSLNAIFARI, encoded by the coding sequence ATGGCCGAAGCATCCAAGAAAGACATTTCCGATAAAAATTCAGCACTTGAAAAAAGAATCAAGAAGCATGTAATCGGAAAGCCCCACCGATTTATTGCGGTGGCTCCATTGGGCTTTGAAGAGACTCTGGCAGAGGAATTGAAGTACATCGGAGTGGAGCGTGTCGCTGATATAAATGTCGCTGATATAAATGTCGCGGGCGACGGCAAGGTGGAATTTACCGCAAAGATCACGGAAGCCTGGAAGGCCGTTGCCTACAGCCGCATCGCCAACCGCATTCTCATGGAAATCGCTAGTTTCAAGGCAGAGAATTTCGGACAGTTGGAAAAGGGCACAGCCGCGGTACCCTGGGAATTGTTTTTAGGGAAATGTGCCAATTTGGAGCTGCACGTCAACTGCAAGCATTCAAGGCTCTATCATTCAGGAGCCATCGAAGAAAGAGTGGCTACGATTATCGCCAAGGCCTTAACAGGTTCCAATTCAGACTCGTATCCGCAAAACCTGTACATCAATTTGCAAGACGACCGCTGCACCCTTTGGCTGGACCTGGCCGGCGAAGAACTTTACAAGCGCGGTCATGAGCGTTTTGTTGCAGAAGCCCCCCTGAAAGAAACTATTGCAGCAGCAATGATTTTCGAGGCATGCAGGCTTCAGGTTCCAGGCTCCAGGCTTCAGGCGTCAGGAGACAACACTGCATCAACGACTCCTCAAAGCGAGCGTTGCGAGCGACCTCATACCTCAAAGCGAAGCGACCTCATAACCTTCATCGACCCCATGGCCGGCAGCGGCACCTTCTCGCTGGAAGCGGCCTACATCGCAAACGGCCTGATTCCTGGAAAGTGCAGGGACTTTGCCTTAAAGCATCAGCCCGCCTTTAAGGAAGGCACCTGGAATTTCATTCTGAAGGGCGCGGAACCTGCCGAAAGCGCCCCGCAGATCATTACCTCCGACATTTCGGAACGCCCCATCAGCATCATCAAGCACAATGCGGAAGCAAGCCCGCTGGCAGAAATTGCGAAAACGAATCCCGACGCGGTCACCATCAACCCGCAGCTGAAGGATTTCTTTAGCTACACCATTGATGACATTTGCGCAGTTCGACCATCCGCAAACGATACAGCCCACAACATTGTGATTTTATTAAACCCGCCCTACGGCAAGCGCCTGGCATTTGACGCTCCCAAGCTGTACACAAAAATCGGGCAGAAACTCAATGAATTCAAGGGAGCAGTCATCGCAATCCTAGCGCCCAAGGATTGTACCGAAAATTTGCTGAAAGCCTGCCCTGCCCTGGACTCCCGCAAAAATCCAGCCGCACGACTCATCGAAACAAGCCACGGCGGCTTCAGCCTCAACGCAATCTTTGCCAGGATTTAA
- a CDS encoding type II toxin-antitoxin system RelB/DinJ family antitoxin, which produces MAVVSVRMDDEVKKQFEQFCDSIGISVSAAVNMFARMALREDRLPFDVKGNSAPEAKKV; this is translated from the coding sequence ATGGCTGTTGTTTCTGTCAGGATGGATGACGAAGTAAAAAAACAATTCGAACAGTTCTGTGATTCCATAGGAATCTCTGTTTCTGCTGCAGTGAATATGTTTGCTCGAATGGCTCTTCGCGAAGATCGCCTGCCTTTCGACGTAAAAGGTAACTCCGCCCCAGAAGCCAAAAAGGTCTAA
- a CDS encoding MBOAT family protein, with amino-acid sequence MLDYIIPFLTRTFAFDPNSPLLFTQFYFWGFFAVVFALLTLVHNRILLRNTFLFATSMFFYYKTSGSYVCILAFCVVANFFIGKFIEKSDVNWKKKVWMIAAVIIDLLVLCYYKYAYFFLDVLYDIFGIELHVYNFFAAASNAIFNTNSMVDRIILPVGISFFTFQAMSYCIDIYRGKIKAVKNILDFGFYLTFFPQLVAGPIVRADKFVPQLYKKFFLPRRTFGIAVFWILNGLAKKIILSDYLATNFVDRVFDTPLLFTGLENLIALFAYSLQVYADFSGYTDIAIGVALLMGFRLPQNFNSPYKALSPTEFWRRWHISLSSWLRDYVYIPLGGNRGASIGTYFWIGFISLVAIILSGSGWVGLGIGLFLLYIALFAYFKPESRKFITTNMNAMSTQIIGGWWHGASWNFIIWGGLNGFGQVFNKFWVKRGINFRAGASFALFAASAIIFKNWGYPIFAITSVWFGVLFFGIYSVMIFRLFSDKTYHWLYTAWNVTLTFVFITFTRLFFRAGSNLDPAEANEVAWNTAKNMVQQMGTAWKWETIPTIAWEHINIILVFVAGMLIHWIPKKVKSRYRITFATLPIPAMVAVTAVIIFVIYQFMSADSCPFIYFQF; translated from the coding sequence ATGCTCGATTATATTATTCCATTCCTTACTCGAACATTTGCATTCGACCCCAACAGCCCCCTGCTGTTTACCCAGTTCTACTTCTGGGGATTCTTCGCCGTCGTTTTTGCTCTTCTGACCTTGGTTCACAACCGTATCTTGCTGCGCAACACCTTCCTGTTTGCGACCAGCATGTTCTTCTACTACAAGACTAGCGGAAGCTATGTCTGCATCCTTGCCTTCTGCGTAGTAGCAAACTTCTTTATCGGAAAGTTCATCGAAAAGTCCGACGTGAACTGGAAAAAGAAAGTCTGGATGATCGCCGCCGTGATTATCGACCTTCTGGTTCTTTGCTACTACAAGTACGCCTACTTCTTCCTGGATGTTCTTTACGATATCTTCGGAATCGAGCTCCACGTCTACAACTTCTTTGCCGCAGCAAGCAACGCAATTTTCAATACCAACTCCATGGTGGACCGCATTATTTTGCCGGTGGGTATTTCCTTCTTTACCTTCCAGGCCATGAGTTACTGCATCGACATTTACCGCGGAAAGATCAAGGCCGTAAAGAACATTCTCGACTTTGGTTTCTACCTCACATTCTTCCCGCAGCTGGTGGCTGGTCCCATTGTTCGTGCCGACAAGTTTGTCCCGCAGCTTTACAAGAAGTTCTTCCTCCCCCGCCGTACTTTCGGCATTGCCGTTTTCTGGATACTGAACGGTCTCGCCAAGAAGATCATCCTTTCCGACTACCTGGCCACAAACTTTGTGGACCGCGTTTTCGACACCCCGCTCCTGTTCACCGGTCTTGAAAACCTCATCGCCCTGTTTGCGTACTCCCTGCAGGTTTACGCCGACTTCTCCGGCTATACCGACATCGCCATTGGTGTTGCCCTCCTGATGGGTTTCCGTCTGCCCCAGAACTTCAACAGCCCTTACAAGGCCCTGTCTCCCACAGAATTCTGGCGTCGTTGGCACATCAGCCTTTCTAGCTGGCTCCGCGACTACGTTTACATCCCTCTGGGCGGTAACCGCGGCGCAAGTATCGGCACCTATTTCTGGATTGGCTTTATCAGCTTGGTGGCCATCATCCTTTCCGGCAGCGGTTGGGTTGGCCTGGGCATCGGCCTGTTCCTCCTTTACATCGCATTGTTTGCCTACTTCAAGCCTGAATCCCGCAAGTTCATCACCACCAATATGAACGCCATGTCCACCCAGATTATCGGTGGTTGGTGGCACGGTGCCAGCTGGAACTTCATTATCTGGGGTGGTTTGAACGGTTTTGGCCAGGTGTTCAACAAGTTCTGGGTAAAGCGCGGCATCAACTTCCGTGCAGGAGCATCCTTTGCCCTGTTCGCAGCAAGCGCCATCATCTTCAAGAACTGGGGCTACCCCATTTTCGCCATCACCTCCGTATGGTTCGGCGTTCTGTTCTTCGGTATTTACTCCGTGATGATTTTCCGTCTGTTCAGCGACAAGACCTATCATTGGCTCTATACGGCCTGGAATGTCACCTTGACCTTCGTGTTCATCACCTTCACCCGTTTGTTCTTCCGCGCAGGTTCCAACCTGGACCCGGCCGAAGCAAACGAAGTGGCTTGGAACACCGCCAAGAACATGGTGCAGCAAATGGGTACCGCCTGGAAGTGGGAAACCATCCCCACTATCGCCTGGGAACACATCAACATCATCCTGGTGTTTGTGGCCGGTATGTTAATCCACTGGATTCCGAAGAAGGTCAAGAGTCGTTACCGCATCACCTTCGCAACCTTGCCCATCCCGGCCATGGTCGCAGTGACTGCCGTAATCATCTTCGTGATTTACCAGTTCATGAGCGCAGATTCCTGCCCGTTCATTTACTTCCAGTTCTAA
- a CDS encoding GDSL-type esterase/lipase family protein, whose product MTRSFKTLFVLVVLCLAGLASAKDLSVTPGSYPLDIAKYDFIDTTLNVIQFPSGSASFEPFFKKLDTLVFENRGQVRIMHIGGSHLQADVISGRIREHLIKEYPGANAGRGFVFPFSAAKTNTPSSYGSYYKGIWDMSKNVLREVKKPLGILGIAVSTSDPRAEISILLDRYNTEPMWGETRFRLFGYSDNGDVLPVLRVDSTDIYGVHDSVSQSYLFTSPRPIDSINIQFRWIDSLQQATVAQFIVDSLVQDSIAKANADTTQADSAKAPVDTVKKVEIPRNIALPDPANVARDSMFQGECDVLDTACLNQEEAVNNKMIDGAVTATQADSANAATDSAVVDSATLIQRSRPRFTLTGILSETDNPGITYTSVGINGARVPNYYKEVCPRIENELQFYKPDLIIFAIGINDANVEHFDAKGFSANYDTLITRFKAINPNVAFIFETNNDMYRKVKKRRYVQHPNGELARQAFFNTAKKHKAGVWDKFSIMGGLGSMAKWEKADLAKGDKVHFKLAGYNLLGDMFYKAFINTYMDHIGSLPAQEPVAPPPQPVKADTATTTTPAQPAAETPTATDTSSK is encoded by the coding sequence ATGACCCGTAGTTTCAAGACGCTTTTCGTTCTTGTGGTTCTTTGCCTCGCTGGTCTTGCAAGCGCAAAGGACTTGAGCGTTACTCCCGGCAGCTACCCTCTGGATATCGCCAAGTACGATTTCATTGACACCACGTTGAACGTCATCCAGTTCCCCAGCGGAAGCGCGTCCTTCGAACCCTTCTTCAAGAAGCTGGACACCTTGGTTTTCGAGAATCGCGGCCAAGTGCGCATCATGCACATCGGCGGTTCCCACCTGCAGGCTGACGTTATTTCCGGACGCATCCGCGAGCACTTGATTAAGGAATACCCAGGCGCAAACGCAGGCCGCGGATTCGTATTCCCGTTCTCTGCAGCAAAGACGAACACTCCGTCTTCTTATGGCAGCTACTACAAAGGTATCTGGGACATGAGCAAGAACGTGCTTCGCGAAGTGAAGAAACCTCTCGGCATCTTGGGCATAGCAGTAAGCACCAGCGACCCCCGCGCAGAAATTTCCATTCTTCTGGACCGTTACAATACGGAACCCATGTGGGGAGAAACAAGGTTCCGTCTCTTCGGCTATAGCGACAACGGCGATGTTCTTCCCGTATTGCGCGTGGACTCCACAGACATTTACGGCGTTCACGATTCCGTAAGCCAGAGCTACCTTTTCACCAGCCCCCGCCCCATCGACTCCATCAACATTCAGTTCCGCTGGATCGACAGTTTGCAGCAGGCAACCGTCGCGCAGTTCATCGTGGACTCCCTGGTGCAGGACTCCATTGCAAAGGCTAACGCAGACACCACTCAGGCAGACTCCGCCAAGGCTCCCGTGGACACAGTGAAGAAGGTGGAAATTCCACGGAACATTGCTTTGCCGGATCCCGCAAATGTGGCCCGCGATTCCATGTTCCAAGGGGAATGCGACGTTCTCGACACCGCTTGCTTGAACCAGGAAGAAGCAGTCAATAACAAGATGATCGACGGCGCAGTGACCGCCACCCAGGCAGATTCTGCAAACGCAGCCACAGACAGCGCCGTGGTTGATTCCGCCACACTGATACAGCGTTCCCGCCCCCGTTTTACTCTCACCGGCATTCTTTCCGAAACAGACAATCCGGGCATTACCTACACAAGCGTAGGCATCAACGGTGCACGCGTTCCCAACTACTACAAGGAAGTATGCCCCCGCATTGAGAATGAACTGCAGTTCTACAAGCCGGACTTGATCATCTTCGCCATCGGCATTAACGATGCCAACGTGGAACATTTCGATGCCAAGGGTTTCAGCGCCAATTATGACACTTTGATTACCCGATTCAAGGCAATCAACCCCAACGTGGCTTTCATCTTTGAAACAAACAACGACATGTACCGTAAGGTAAAGAAGCGTCGTTACGTGCAGCACCCCAACGGTGAATTGGCACGTCAGGCATTCTTCAATACAGCCAAGAAGCACAAGGCAGGTGTTTGGGACAAGTTCAGCATCATGGGTGGCCTCGGTTCCATGGCCAAGTGGGAAAAAGCCGATCTCGCCAAGGGCGACAAGGTTCACTTTAAGCTGGCTGGTTACAACCTGCTGGGCGATATGTTCTACAAGGCATTCATCAACACCTACATGGACCACATCGGAAGCCTTCCGGCACAGGAACCTGTAGCTCCGCCACCTCAGCCCGTAAAGGCCGACACTGCTACAACAACAACTCCTGCACAGCCGGCAGCAGAAACGCCCACAGCAACCGATACTTCATCTAAATAG
- the hisS gene encoding histidine--tRNA ligase, with product MSIEIPQLPKGTRDFYPEAQRIQNYIFDTWRKTAEEFAYEEYEGPMFEHLELYTGKSGEEIVSQLYNFVDKGDRAIALRPEMTPTLARLVIQKARELKKPFKWFSMPRLFRYEKAQKGRLREFFQLNMDIIGTESIYAEADLMAAIATMLRKFGLEDTDFAIGVSSRKLLATYLEEIGAPNPALVYPVLDRRLKIGPEAFAKALADAGLFEEQVAKLDAFMSCKSIEEVQAAVKSEAATAALAEIQDLFATLEAAGFGKCVNLDLSIVRGLAYYTGIVFEVFDKGKSMRAIAGGGRYDSLTEKLGGDRIPGVGFGMGDVVLADLLREHGKLPDPKQSVDFYIASFTNDMKKVFETAQIFRGLGSSVSHPLASMKMGKQLDQANYQGAKIVVYVDGDKAQAGEFEYKDLRDGTMHVGNIEAIKAAL from the coding sequence ATGAGTATTGAAATTCCCCAGCTGCCCAAGGGCACACGCGATTTTTATCCTGAAGCACAGCGCATTCAGAACTATATCTTTGACACCTGGCGTAAAACCGCCGAAGAATTCGCCTACGAAGAATACGAAGGCCCCATGTTTGAACACCTGGAGCTGTACACTGGAAAGTCCGGTGAAGAAATCGTAAGCCAGCTTTACAACTTTGTGGACAAGGGCGACCGCGCCATTGCTCTGCGCCCGGAAATGACTCCGACCTTGGCCCGTTTGGTAATCCAGAAGGCTCGCGAACTGAAGAAGCCCTTCAAGTGGTTCAGCATGCCCCGCCTGTTCCGTTACGAAAAGGCTCAGAAGGGCCGCCTTCGCGAATTCTTCCAACTGAACATGGACATCATCGGAACCGAAAGCATTTATGCAGAAGCCGACTTGATGGCAGCTATCGCCACCATGCTCCGCAAGTTTGGTCTCGAGGACACCGATTTCGCTATTGGCGTTTCCAGCCGAAAGCTTCTGGCCACCTATCTCGAAGAAATTGGCGCACCGAACCCGGCTCTCGTTTACCCCGTTCTCGACCGCCGCTTGAAAATCGGTCCGGAAGCATTTGCCAAGGCTCTAGCCGACGCAGGCCTTTTCGAAGAACAGGTTGCAAAGCTTGACGCCTTCATGAGCTGCAAGTCCATCGAAGAAGTCCAGGCTGCAGTCAAGAGTGAAGCAGCAACTGCAGCTCTCGCTGAAATCCAGGATCTTTTTGCCACTTTGGAAGCCGCAGGCTTTGGCAAGTGCGTTAACCTCGACCTCTCTATCGTCCGCGGTCTCGCCTACTACACCGGCATCGTGTTCGAAGTATTCGACAAGGGTAAATCCATGCGCGCTATCGCTGGCGGTGGTCGTTACGACAGCTTGACTGAAAAGCTTGGCGGTGACCGTATCCCGGGCGTGGGTTTCGGCATGGGCGACGTGGTTCTCGCAGACCTTTTGCGTGAACACGGCAAGCTCCCTGATCCCAAGCAGAGCGTCGACTTCTACATCGCAAGTTTCACCAACGACATGAAGAAGGTCTTCGAAACCGCACAGATTTTCCGCGGTCTCGGCAGTTCCGTCTCCCATCCGCTGGCTTCCATGAAGATGGGCAAGCAGCTGGACCAAGCCAACTACCAGGGTGCAAAGATCGTTGTGTACGTCGATGGCGACAAGGCTCAGGCCGGCGAGTTCGAATACAAGGACCTCCGCGACGGCACCATGCACGTTGGAAACATCGAAGCTATCAAGGCTGCACTGTAG
- a CDS encoding NYN domain-containing protein: MESENKIALIIDCDNASAEAIDGIMEELSNHGETSIRRAYGNWENNSLWKTVLHPFAIQPVQQFPYTKNKNATDLAMTIDVMDILYTENIDVFAIVSSDSDFTPLAMKLRAKGKTVIGFGEEKTPSAFIYACNLFVFTDKFKDSASGDEPYEDESANSVARYDKGQLRGDTRLMNAIRKAIQECQDDNGWALAATVSQLVSRKITHSPKNFGYATWPKLIHAMEYFEESKNSKDQPVFRIKKK; encoded by the coding sequence ATGGAATCCGAAAACAAAATTGCTCTGATTATTGACTGCGATAACGCCAGCGCCGAAGCTATCGACGGCATCATGGAAGAACTTTCCAACCATGGCGAAACAAGCATCCGTCGCGCTTACGGCAACTGGGAAAACAACAGCTTGTGGAAAACCGTGCTGCATCCCTTTGCAATCCAGCCGGTGCAGCAGTTCCCCTATACCAAGAACAAGAATGCTACGGATTTGGCCATGACCATCGATGTCATGGATATCCTCTACACCGAAAATATCGACGTATTCGCCATCGTCAGCAGTGATTCCGACTTTACTCCGCTGGCCATGAAGCTTCGCGCCAAGGGCAAGACTGTGATCGGTTTCGGTGAAGAAAAAACACCTTCCGCATTTATTTATGCCTGCAACCTGTTTGTCTTTACGGATAAATTCAAGGATTCAGCTTCCGGTGATGAACCTTACGAAGATGAATCTGCAAACAGCGTCGCCCGCTACGACAAGGGCCAGCTTCGCGGTGATACCCGCCTGATGAACGCTATCCGCAAGGCGATCCAGGAATGTCAGGATGATAACGGCTGGGCTTTGGCTGCAACGGTTTCACAGCTAGTTTCCCGCAAGATTACCCATTCTCCCAAGAACTTCGGTTACGCCACCTGGCCCAAGCTGATCCACGCCATGGAATACTTCGAGGAATCCAAGAATTCCAAAGACCAGCCCGTTTTCCGAATCAAGAAAAAATAA